One region of Streptomyces capillispiralis genomic DNA includes:
- a CDS encoding peptidase C39 family protein has protein sequence MSRAELPSRRTLLAAAVVAAVAGTAGPASAGTVTGGATDTPDDGPSRARAVDNRAWTSYADWRSGTADGTRAVAGARPGLVIARAAGTTDHTDPHTGRTAAWEYATWTSPVHRLGVPATEAIVSWNARTPEGTWIQAELKGTYSDGTDTPWYVMGRWAAGDQDIRRTSVDDQGDGRSSVWTDTLAVDDAASGLRVVSYRLRLTLYRRPGTGLTPTVWRIGAMGSDVPDRFTVPASTPGLARELTVPRYSQEIHKGQYPEYDNGGEAWCSPTSSQMIIEYWGGRLTEEQLSWVDPSYADPQVCHAARYTYDYQYAGCGNWPFNAAYAATFKDLQGVVTRLGSLTDLETLIAAGIPAITSQSFRAEELTGAGYGTAGHLMTVIGFTADGDVIANDPASDDNEAVRRVYKRREWENIWLRTKRYNASGKVVSGTGGVCYLYFPARPTPRQRRALAAVGVR, from the coding sequence ATGAGCAGAGCCGAACTGCCCTCCCGCAGAACCCTCCTGGCCGCTGCGGTGGTCGCCGCCGTCGCCGGGACCGCGGGCCCGGCGTCCGCCGGCACCGTGACCGGCGGGGCCACCGACACCCCGGACGACGGCCCGTCCCGCGCCCGCGCCGTCGACAACCGGGCCTGGACGTCGTACGCCGACTGGCGCAGCGGCACGGCCGACGGGACCCGTGCCGTGGCCGGCGCCCGCCCCGGCCTGGTGATCGCGCGAGCCGCCGGCACCACGGACCACACCGACCCGCACACCGGCCGCACGGCCGCCTGGGAGTACGCCACCTGGACCTCGCCCGTCCACCGCCTCGGCGTCCCCGCGACGGAGGCGATCGTCTCCTGGAACGCCCGCACCCCCGAGGGCACCTGGATCCAGGCCGAACTGAAGGGCACCTACTCCGACGGCACGGACACGCCGTGGTACGTCATGGGCCGCTGGGCGGCGGGGGACCAGGACATCCGGCGCACCTCGGTGGACGACCAGGGCGACGGCAGGAGCAGCGTGTGGACGGACACGCTCGCCGTCGACGACGCCGCCTCCGGCCTGCGCGTGGTCTCCTACCGGCTGCGCCTGACCCTCTACCGCCGCCCCGGCACCGGTCTCACGCCGACCGTGTGGCGGATCGGCGCCATGGGCTCCGACGTCCCCGACCGGTTCACCGTCCCAGCCTCCACGCCCGGCCTCGCCCGGGAACTGACCGTCCCGCGCTACTCGCAGGAGATCCACAAGGGCCAGTACCCGGAGTACGACAACGGCGGCGAGGCCTGGTGCAGCCCGACCTCCTCGCAGATGATCATCGAGTACTGGGGCGGCCGGCTCACCGAGGAGCAACTGTCCTGGGTCGACCCGTCCTACGCCGACCCGCAGGTCTGCCACGCGGCCCGGTACACCTACGACTACCAGTACGCCGGCTGCGGCAACTGGCCGTTCAACGCCGCGTACGCGGCCACCTTCAAGGACCTCCAGGGCGTGGTCACCCGCCTCGGCTCCCTCACCGACCTGGAGACGCTGATCGCGGCGGGCATCCCCGCCATCACCTCGCAGTCCTTCCGCGCGGAGGAGCTGACCGGGGCCGGCTACGGCACGGCCGGGCACCTGATGACGGTCATCGGCTTCACCGCCGACGGCGACGTGATCGCCAACGACCCCGCCTCGGACGACAACGAGGCCGTGCGCCGGGTCTACAAGCGGCGCGAGTGGGAGAACATCTGGCTGCGGACCAAGCGGTACAACGCCTCCGGCAAGGTCGTCTCCGGCACCGGCGGGGTCTGCTACCTCTACTTCCCGGCCCGTCCGACCCCGCGCCAGCGCAGGGCGCTCGCGGCGGTGGGCGTGCGCTGA
- a CDS encoding SCO1431 family membrane protein: MTANAATVTRARTGGPREDGPKILEHVMGWTLVVVVAMFVTQLGLL, from the coding sequence ATGACCGCGAACGCAGCCACCGTCACCCGTGCCCGCACCGGCGGGCCCCGGGAGGATGGTCCGAAGATCCTCGAGCACGTCATGGGATGGACCCTCGTCGTGGTCGTCGCCATGTTCGTGACCCAGCTCGGACTGCTCTGA
- a CDS encoding glycoside hydrolase family 18 protein, producing the protein MSSPHRPRTLRALLSAACAAVLGAGLLAGAGAPTATAATPAQEAAAGSKVIGYFTEWGTYDREYYVKNIETSGSADRLTHINYAFGNVTGGKCAIGDSYAATERTYTAAESVDGVADTWDQPLRGTFNQLLELKKKHPDLKVLWSFGGWTWSGGFGEAAKDPAAFARSCYDLVENSRWADVFDGIDIDWEYPNACGATCDTSGRDAFRELMSALRATFGSDHLVTAAITADATAGGKIDAADYAGAAQYVDWYNPMTYDFFGAWDAAGPTAPHSALTSYDGIPKADFHSSATIAKLKGLGIPAEKLLLGIGFYGRGWTGVTQAEPGGTATGPAAGTYEPGIEDYKVLRSTCPATGTVAGTAYAKCGDDWWSYDTPATVTTKMAYKDEQGLGGTFFWELSGDTADGELIKAIR; encoded by the coding sequence ATGTCATCCCCCCACCGCCCCCGCACCCTGCGGGCGCTCCTGTCGGCGGCCTGCGCCGCCGTGCTCGGCGCCGGACTGCTCGCCGGCGCGGGCGCCCCGACCGCCACGGCCGCGACCCCGGCCCAGGAGGCCGCCGCCGGCTCCAAGGTCATCGGGTACTTCACCGAATGGGGCACCTACGACCGCGAGTACTACGTCAAGAACATCGAGACGTCGGGCTCCGCCGACAGGCTCACGCACATCAACTACGCCTTCGGCAACGTCACCGGCGGCAAGTGCGCCATCGGCGACTCCTACGCGGCCACCGAGCGCACCTACACCGCGGCCGAGTCCGTCGACGGCGTCGCCGACACCTGGGACCAGCCGCTGCGCGGCACCTTCAACCAGCTGCTCGAACTGAAGAAGAAGCACCCGGACCTCAAGGTGCTCTGGTCGTTCGGCGGCTGGACCTGGTCCGGCGGCTTCGGTGAGGCCGCGAAGGACCCGGCCGCGTTCGCCCGGTCCTGCTACGACCTGGTCGAGAACTCCCGGTGGGCCGACGTCTTCGACGGCATCGACATCGACTGGGAGTACCCGAACGCCTGCGGCGCCACCTGCGACACCAGCGGCCGCGACGCCTTCCGGGAGCTGATGTCGGCGCTGCGCGCCACGTTCGGCTCCGACCACCTCGTCACCGCGGCGATCACCGCGGACGCCACGGCGGGCGGCAAGATCGACGCGGCGGACTACGCGGGCGCCGCCCAGTACGTCGACTGGTACAACCCGATGACGTACGACTTCTTCGGCGCCTGGGACGCGGCCGGCCCCACCGCTCCGCACTCGGCGCTGACCTCGTACGACGGCATCCCGAAGGCCGACTTCCACTCCTCGGCGACCATCGCGAAGCTCAAGGGACTCGGCATCCCCGCCGAGAAGCTGCTGCTCGGCATCGGCTTCTACGGCCGCGGCTGGACCGGTGTCACGCAGGCGGAACCCGGCGGCACCGCGACGGGCCCGGCGGCGGGCACGTACGAACCCGGCATCGAGGACTACAAGGTGCTCAGGAGCACGTGCCCGGCGACCGGCACGGTGGCCGGCACCGCCTACGCCAAGTGCGGCGACGACTGGTGGAGCTATGACACCCCGGCCACCGTCACGACCAAGATGGCCTACAAGGACGAGCAGGGTCTGGGCGGCACGTTCTTCTGGGAGCTGAGCGGCGACACCGCCGACGGGGAGCTGATCAAGGCGATCCGGTAG
- a CDS encoding acyl-CoA dehydrogenase family protein — translation MPDRAPQPVDRQLPTDEARDLISLVRDIAQREIAPVAAEEEDAGRFPREVFTLLSESGLLGLPYDAEYGGGDQPYEVYLQVLEELATARLTVGLGVSVHSLASYALAAYGAKEQRAECLPAMLGGGLLGAYCLSEPASGSDAASLRTKAVRDGDDWVIDGTKAWITHGGIADFYTVMARTGEEGPRGITAFLVPGDAEGLSAAVPEKKMGMKGSPTAQIHFDGVRVPDARRIGEEGQGFAIALSALDGGRLGIAACAIGVARAALDEALGYAVERRQFGRPIADFQGLRFMLADMATQIEAGRALYLAAARLRDAGRPFARQAAMAKLHCTDTAMRVTTDAVQILGGYGYTADFPAERYMREAKVLQIVEGTNQIQRMVIARHLVGPETR, via the coding sequence ATGCCCGACCGCGCCCCGCAGCCGGTGGACCGGCAACTGCCCACGGACGAGGCCCGTGACCTGATCTCGCTCGTCCGCGACATCGCCCAGCGCGAGATCGCCCCCGTGGCGGCCGAGGAGGAGGACGCGGGACGCTTCCCGCGCGAGGTGTTCACCCTCCTGTCCGAGTCCGGACTGCTCGGCCTGCCCTACGACGCGGAGTACGGCGGCGGCGACCAGCCGTACGAGGTCTACCTCCAGGTCCTCGAAGAGCTCGCCACGGCACGCCTCACCGTCGGCCTCGGCGTCAGCGTGCACAGCCTCGCCTCGTACGCGCTCGCCGCCTACGGCGCCAAGGAGCAGCGGGCCGAGTGCCTGCCGGCGATGCTCGGCGGCGGTCTGCTCGGCGCCTACTGCCTCTCCGAGCCGGCCTCCGGCTCGGACGCGGCCTCCCTGCGCACCAAGGCGGTCCGCGACGGCGACGACTGGGTGATCGACGGCACCAAGGCGTGGATCACCCACGGCGGAATCGCCGACTTCTACACCGTCATGGCCCGCACCGGCGAGGAGGGCCCGCGCGGCATCACCGCGTTCCTGGTCCCCGGGGACGCCGAGGGGCTCAGCGCCGCCGTGCCCGAGAAGAAGATGGGGATGAAGGGCTCGCCCACCGCCCAGATCCACTTCGACGGCGTGCGCGTCCCCGACGCGCGGCGCATCGGCGAGGAGGGGCAGGGCTTCGCGATCGCCCTGTCGGCGCTGGACGGCGGCCGGCTCGGCATCGCCGCCTGCGCGATCGGCGTGGCCCGGGCGGCGCTCGACGAAGCACTCGGCTACGCGGTCGAGCGGCGGCAGTTCGGCAGGCCGATCGCCGACTTCCAGGGGCTGCGCTTCATGCTCGCCGACATGGCCACCCAGATCGAGGCGGGCCGCGCGCTCTACCTGGCGGCGGCCCGGCTGCGCGACGCGGGGCGGCCCTTCGCCCGGCAGGCGGCCATGGCCAAGCTGCACTGCACCGACACCGCGATGCGGGTCACCACCGACGCCGTGCAGATCCTCGGCGGCTACGGCTACACCGCGGACTTCCCCGCCGAGCGCTACATGCGCGAGGCCAAGGTCCTGCAGATCGTCGAGGGCACCAATCAGATCCAGCGCATGGTCATCGCCCGCCACCTCGTGGGGCCGGAGACACGCTGA
- a CDS encoding Lrp/AsnC family transcriptional regulator, translating into MEELDRQIVQLLVKDGRMSYTDLGKATGLSTSAVHQRVRRLEQRGVIRGYAAVVDPEAVGLPMTAFISVKPFDPSAPDDIADRLAGVPEIEACHSVAGDENYILKVRVSTPHELEELLARVRTLAGVSTRTTVVLSTPYESRPPRI; encoded by the coding sequence ATGGAGGAGCTGGACCGACAGATCGTGCAGCTGCTCGTCAAGGACGGGCGGATGAGCTACACCGACCTGGGCAAGGCCACGGGCCTGTCCACGTCGGCCGTGCACCAGCGGGTGCGCCGGCTGGAACAGCGCGGCGTCATCCGCGGTTATGCCGCGGTCGTCGACCCGGAGGCCGTGGGCCTGCCCATGACCGCCTTCATCTCGGTCAAACCCTTCGACCCCAGCGCCCCCGACGACATCGCGGACCGCCTCGCCGGCGTCCCCGAGATCGAGGCCTGCCACAGTGTCGCGGGCGACGAGAACTACATCCTCAAGGTGCGCGTGTCCACACCGCACGAACTGGAGGAACTGCTCGCGCGCGTGCGCACGCTGGCCGGCGTCTCGACCCGCACGACGGTGGTCCTGTCCACCCCGTACGAGTCCCGTCCGCCGCGCATCTGA
- a CDS encoding amidohydrolase, whose protein sequence is MSERTVPPHTVLLRRGEVHSPADPFATAMVVERGQVAWVGSEGAADAFADGVDEVIDLDGALVTPAFTDAHVHTTATGLALTGLDLSDAPSLEAALARVREFAAARPGDRVLLGHGWDAARWPGGRPPTRAELDEATGGRPLYLSRIDVHSAVVTTALLDLVGARDARDDGPLTGDAHHAVRAAALAAVTPAQRTEAQRAALAHAASLGIGTVHECGGPEISSEDDFTGLLRLAAEGSGPRVVGYWAEQDVARARELGAVGAAGDLFADGALGSHTACLHEPYADAAHTGSAHLDAAAVAAHVVACTEAGLQAGFHAIGDAAVSTVVDGVRAAADTLGLARVRAARHRVEHAEMLTPETVAAFAELALTASVQPAFDALWGGEDGMYARRLGPERARTLNPFAALLRAGVPLAFGSDSPVTPLDPWGTVRAAAFHHTPEHRISVRAAFTAHTRGGWRATGRDDAGVLVPGAPADYAVWRTGDLVVQAPDDRVARWSTDPRSGTPGLPDLTPGRDLPVCLRTVVGGHTVFVRPGE, encoded by the coding sequence ATGAGTGAACGCACCGTCCCGCCGCACACCGTCCTGCTCCGCCGCGGCGAGGTCCACAGCCCCGCCGATCCCTTCGCGACCGCGATGGTCGTCGAGCGCGGCCAGGTCGCCTGGGTCGGCTCCGAGGGCGCCGCCGACGCCTTCGCGGACGGGGTCGACGAGGTCATCGACCTGGACGGCGCGCTGGTCACCCCGGCGTTCACGGACGCGCACGTCCACACCACGGCCACCGGCCTCGCCCTCACCGGCCTCGACCTGTCCGACGCCCCCTCGCTCGAGGCCGCGCTGGCCCGCGTCCGGGAGTTCGCCGCCGCCCGCCCCGGCGACCGGGTGCTGCTCGGGCACGGCTGGGACGCCGCCCGCTGGCCCGGCGGCCGGCCCCCCACCCGCGCCGAACTCGACGAGGCCACCGGCGGCCGTCCCCTCTACCTCAGCCGGATCGACGTCCACTCCGCGGTCGTCACCACCGCCCTGCTCGACCTCGTCGGCGCCCGGGACGCCCGCGACGACGGCCCGCTCACCGGGGACGCCCACCACGCGGTGCGTGCCGCCGCCCTCGCCGCCGTCACCCCGGCCCAGCGCACCGAGGCCCAGCGCGCCGCCCTCGCCCACGCCGCCTCCCTCGGCATCGGCACGGTCCACGAGTGCGGCGGCCCGGAGATCTCCTCCGAGGACGACTTCACCGGCCTGCTGCGGCTCGCCGCCGAGGGGAGCGGCCCCCGCGTCGTCGGCTACTGGGCCGAGCAGGACGTGGCCAGGGCGCGGGAGCTGGGCGCGGTCGGCGCCGCCGGGGACCTGTTCGCCGACGGCGCCCTCGGCTCGCACACCGCCTGTCTGCACGAGCCGTACGCCGACGCCGCCCACACCGGCAGCGCCCACCTGGACGCCGCCGCCGTCGCCGCCCACGTCGTCGCCTGCACCGAGGCCGGTCTCCAGGCGGGCTTCCACGCCATCGGGGACGCCGCCGTGAGCACCGTCGTCGACGGCGTGCGGGCCGCCGCCGACACGCTCGGCCTCGCCCGGGTCCGCGCCGCCCGGCACCGCGTCGAGCACGCCGAGATGCTCACCCCCGAGACCGTCGCCGCGTTCGCCGAACTCGCCCTGACCGCCTCCGTGCAGCCCGCCTTCGACGCCCTGTGGGGCGGCGAGGACGGCATGTACGCCCGCCGCCTCGGCCCGGAGCGCGCCCGCACCCTGAACCCCTTCGCGGCACTGCTGCGCGCCGGTGTCCCGCTCGCCTTCGGCTCCGACAGCCCCGTCACCCCGCTCGACCCCTGGGGCACGGTCCGGGCCGCCGCCTTCCACCACACCCCCGAGCACCGGATCTCCGTGCGTGCCGCGTTCACCGCCCACACGCGCGGCGGCTGGCGGGCGACCGGACGCGACGACGCGGGTGTCCTGGTGCCCGGCGCACCGGCCGACTACGCGGTCTGGCGCACCGGT